TTGGGCCCTTCCAACATTTTACCTCTTATATTGGCCCCTCTCTACCAAGATTCCTGGTTCGTCCGTAGTGGTGCTCACCGAGTGATTGCTTGAGCTCGTCTTCACTGGTTGCGCTTGCATTGTTGGCATCCACATATTTGTTTCCTTTGTCAAAATTCAGAAGCCGCACAAAATTGCTTACAGAATACACCTGAGGCGACGATGCCATGCCAATTTGAAACTCGATGCACACCTCTCAAAACGTATGTAGTCTCGACAACGCAGCGCGCGGCGCATCGTGTTGCAGATCAGGCGATCAGAACAATCGTCAATCAGGCTGCACGTCGGCCGTGAAAAGGCAGAGCATGAAGAGAAACATACATACATTGATACAAAGGCTGGTACTGTACGTACtttgttagggcatgtacaatggaagCACTACCTACCTAATGCCTCACCATTGCCACGTAGAAAATTAGCAGGGAAACCACCGTCCAAAAATCCACTGCCCAACGCAGCACTAGCCTCAGCAGGCCAACTTTTTTACTATTCATATTTCTCTCTCCTGCTTTACCAGATCTCAGCCCCACGCTTCCTTCAGCTTCCTCTCTTCTTTTTTTGCCTCGCTCCACTTTTGGCAGGAAGGAGACGGCCTCCTCTGCAGACCCCCCTTTAGCCTGCAAGCAGCACGAACAGCAATCGAGGACCACCCGAGCCGACGTGGAGAGCTGAGGCATCCGTCCAGCCTGTAGCGTTGGGCATGCCCTTAGGAACACGGTGACACATTTGATAATCAAATTCTCGTAACTGAAGCTAGATCTTTCACTTCTCGTAGAATAAAACAAGCCCGACAAAGTAGCGCAAGTTAAAACTAGAATAGTAGACGAACTGGCAGCTCTGCTTATTACTGCAACCAACCTCAATGCGATCAACTCGCACACGTAGTTTTTTTCGTTTGGAGGAGCAAGGTCAATGCAGATTTGGCATCGACCAGGAAGGGCGCTGCCTACCGTGCAGGCATTTCAAGAGGTTGCCGTTCTGGGACGTGGTGAGGCCGTCGAGGTCGAGCATGGAGACGGTATACCTCCCCCAGTCGCCCCACCCGGAGTTGGCGTTGGCCTCCTCGTGCGCGCTGGCCACGTACACGCAGTTCCTCCGCACCCCGTTCACCCCGTTCGCCTCCACGCAGAATCCGCGGACGTGGTCCACGAACACGGCGCGGTCGccgagcccgccgccgccgacctccgacCACCCGGCCGCCAGGTTCCCGCGGTCCGCGCGAAAGGCCTTGAAGAGGCCCTTCGAGCGGTGGCATCCTCCGTGCACGACGAGGAGGAGCTCGGAAGCGGACGACACGACGAGCGTGGACTCGCGCACCCACGAGCGGTCGGGCATCACCAGATCTGGCGGCTCGATCGCGGCGACCACGGCGAAGGTCGCGCCGTCCACGGCCGTTACCTTGTTGGCGCGCTTGTCGAGGAGGTAGAACGCGCCGTCGCAGTAGGTGATGCTGCCGACGCGAGCTGGCGGCGAGAGGTCGGCGGGGGTCCACGACCTGCCGTCGCCCTGCAGCCGGCAGAAGAACGCGCCCTTACCCTGCGAGACCATGACGG
The sequence above is a segment of the Triticum dicoccoides isolate Atlit2015 ecotype Zavitan chromosome 1A, WEW_v2.0, whole genome shotgun sequence genome. Coding sequences within it:
- the LOC119354015 gene encoding uncharacterized protein LOC119354015, with protein sequence TALLHPFTGASESLPALPPSFHDGYQMILRDMVWDRSPDAVMVSQGKGAFFCRLQGDGRSWTPADLSPPARVGSITYCDGAFYLLDKRANKVTAVDGATFAVVAAIEPPDLVMPDRSWVRESTLVVSSASELLLVVHGGCHRSKGLFKAFRADRGNLAAGWSEVGGGGLGDRAVFVDHVRGFCVEANGVNGVRRNCVYVASAHEEANANSGWGDWGRYTVSMLDLDGLTTSQNGNLLKCLHGRQRPSWSMPNLH